Genomic window (Gemmatimonas sp.):
CCACCGAGGCGCAGCTTCCCGCGCATGACTACGCGCGCTGACGTCGAGCAATTGCTGCGGCGGATTCCACTGTCCACACCAGCCGATCAAGGCGCTGCCTCGACCGTGCTGCAGATGTTCGTGTCGTTGCGGAATGCGGCCTTTGAAGGCGGAGGCATCGGGCTGCCGCCGGTGATGACGCCGTTCGCGATTCCCGACCTGATCCGGCAAATGCGGGAAGGCAACTACGTCGACGTCGCCTTGACGCTCATTGGCATTGCCGGAGATGCAGCGTCCGCGTTTGGATTCCTGGTGGCGGCCGCGACGGAACTGGGCACCATCCCTGCCCTTGGCGGATGGGCGTCGGCTGGCATTGTGGCCACCACGATCGGTGAAATCGCTGGCCCAGCGGGCATCGCGGCGGCGGTGTTGGTGGCCACCTTTCGCGTGCCGCAAGATGTGAGCGAGAACAACAAGAAGCTCTTCTTCATCGCCGATGCGAGCGGCATTCTGACGTCGTGGATCTTCAATCTCCCGAACATCAATCCACACGCGCGGCTGACGGCGCGCGCGCGCACCGGTGGCTACTTCCGCACCGACGTCTCCGAGGGGTGTCGCCTGGCGCATGATCGCGTGCATCAGCTGTGGCAGACCAACTATCGCGGCAACTCGACGGCGATCCGGGCCGCTCGCGAGTCGGCCCGGAACAGCTGGGAGCGATACTGGCGGCAAGTCGGCGACGCCCTCGAGCAGGGGCTCGTGCCGCTACCGCATGGCGTTGGCTCCGGATGGGTGAACGCCGAGATTGCTGATGCGAACCGGCGCAACCGCTCCGCGGCGCGCGCCGCGGACGAAGCGCGGTTGGCCGAAAGCAGACGGCGAGCAGCGGGCGGTTACTGGTTTCGCTCGCCCGAAGGGCTCGATTTGTTCATGCCCGACCCCTGAGTCAAAGCGCGCAACCCTGAGGGGCGTCGTCTATTTGCAGGAGAACGCCGACGCGTCGTCGGTGCTGCCAGTGCCGTTGTATCGGGCCGTCATCGGGTACGAACACAGTGGATGCGTGCGCACGACCTGACTACCACGAAGCTTTCGCGCGACGACCCGCGACGGCGCCTCGCCCTGTTCTACCCACGATCGAATGATGCCCGCGAAGTCCACGTCGTCGCATCCGCTTCCGCCTGCGCAGTGCAACACCCCGGGCATCATGAAGAGGCGCGTGAACGATGCGGCGTTTGGCGTGCGCGTCTGTACGGCTTTGAAATAGTCGATGGTGGCACGCGCGTTGAGCGCGGGGTCTGACCAGCCATGCGCCAGGAGCAACTTGCCGCCGCGTGCCTGGAAGGCCGACAGATCGGGATTCGTCGCCGACACGACCGCATCGACCTTGGCGCCGTCACGTCCCGCCCGTGCGAGATCGTATCCCAGCCATTTCCAGGTCGAGTCGCCGTATACGAAATACTTGAAGAACTCTGTGCCAAAGGCGCCCTGTACGGTGGGCGCACTCCCCGAGGTCAACGTGACCACGTCGGCGAGTGGTCCGGTGATCCACGCGCCCCATCCTTCCGGATCCGCCTCGTCTCCGTACGGCTGAGCGGGATACCGCAGCGTACCGGCGCGCAGTGGTGCGGTGATCGTCGTCAGCGCGGCCCGCTGCGCGCGGGTCACGCAGCCTTTCGACGTGAGATCGTTCGGGCACGCGGGCAGCGACGCCAGCCGCAGCGTGCAGGCGTCGGGATTCTCGAGACTGCCATCGCGCACGCCGTCGATCGCATCGCAGGTCTCGGTGACCTTCTGCGCCAGCAGCTCCAGCACGTCTGGGGTGACGATCGGTGACGTGACAGCGCCCGTCGGATACATCGCCTGCAAGTTGCGCACGAAGGTCGTCGCGATCTCGAGGAAATTGAGCGCGGGCGCAATGGCCACGATACCGTCGAAGTCGGCCGGGTACCGCTGCGCCTCCATCAGCGCCTGTCGTCCGCCGTTGGAACAGCCGATGAAGTAGGAATGCGAGATCGGGCGGCCATAGTAGGCAACGATCAGCGCCTTCGTGACTTCTGCGGTGCGGTGCACCGCGCGATGTCCGTAGTCGGCGATTCGTCGGTCGTTGTTCAAGGCCCAACCGGCGGTGAGGCTGTGGGCTTTGTGTCCTGCGTCGGTACCCACCGTCGCGTAGCCCTCGTGTACCGTCGACGCGAACTGGTTGTCCAGTTCTCCCGCAAATCCGCCGGCGCCTCCCATCAGGAAGCGTCCATTCCAGTCGTCGGGGAGCAGCGCCACGATGCGCGTCTCCTCGTCGACGGTGGCTTCCACGCGGCAGTGCGGCTTGCGGCCGAGAGCACGTAACGAGTCGTTGGGTTGCACGGCGCGCGCGGCCGTCACGCGCGCCGTGGGCAGCGCGACCTTGAGCGCCGCGGCGCAATCAAGGGCTGGCCTGCGTCGATCGGCAGGCACCGCCGGTGCCGTGACGGCCGCCTTCGCGTCCAGCGGCCGGGTAGAGGAGAGCAGCGCCACCGCGACGACAGCGCACAGCACACGACGAGGCTCAAGGGGACGCATGGGCGACTCCGGGGAGAGAGGGACTCAATGTGCTGCGCTCGGCTGCTCGGAAGTTAGGCTGCGCTCGCGGACCTCGCTTGCGTGCGCCGCGCAGCTACCCTGACGATACGCTCCGAGCGAGAAGATAACGCGCTCCCGGATTGTGCGTGATCGTTTGTCGCGAGAGCCTAGTAGGTCACCAGCGAATTACATCGGCCGACAGGAGACGGCAGAATTGACTTGCGTCGGATTT
Coding sequences:
- a CDS encoding tannase/feruloyl esterase family alpha/beta hydrolase encodes the protein MRPLEPRRVLCAVVAVALLSSTRPLDAKAAVTAPAVPADRRRPALDCAAALKVALPTARVTAARAVQPNDSLRALGRKPHCRVEATVDEETRIVALLPDDWNGRFLMGGAGGFAGELDNQFASTVHEGYATVGTDAGHKAHSLTAGWALNNDRRIADYGHRAVHRTAEVTKALIVAYYGRPISHSYFIGCSNGGRQALMEAQRYPADFDGIVAIAPALNFLEIATTFVRNLQAMYPTGAVTSPIVTPDVLELLAQKVTETCDAIDGVRDGSLENPDACTLRLASLPACPNDLTSKGCVTRAQRAALTTITAPLRAGTLRYPAQPYGDEADPEGWGAWITGPLADVVTLTSGSAPTVQGAFGTEFFKYFVYGDSTWKWLGYDLARAGRDGAKVDAVVSATNPDLSAFQARGGKLLLAHGWSDPALNARATIDYFKAVQTRTPNAASFTRLFMMPGVLHCAGGSGCDDVDFAGIIRSWVEQGEAPSRVVARKLRGSQVVRTHPLCSYPMTARYNGTGSTDDASAFSCK